Part of the Chlamydiota bacterium genome is shown below.
TTAACAATCAGATCATACTTTTGCAAATCAGGATATGTATTTAGAGCATCTTGGATGCGCTCTGTGCCATTTAAACAGTTTACAGATGTCATCAAACATTTAGCGTTAAATGCTGTGCACAAAGCTTGGATGATTTTATCATCTGTTAAAATGATCACATCATCTAAAAGCGTAGCCTTTTTTGCATTTTCGTAGGTGTATTGCAAGAGGGGTTTGTTGAGAATTGTCTGAATGAGTTTTTTTTCAAATCTTGTAGAATGTAGCCTTGCTGGTATCAGTCCTAAAGTACGCATAAAAATTCAGTGTAACCCAAATTTGTAATGTAATGCAAGAGTTGGTATAAAAAAAAGAATGAAAGAAAAAGAGTCATTTCAAGAAGTTAGAAAGAGCTATCAACCTCGATTGCCCACGCTTTTAAAAGACATTAAAAACATTGCTCTTATTGAACAAGAAACACCTGAGGTGAAAGAAGAAATAGCGCCTTTATTTGAACATACAAAACATCAAAAGATTTTAAAGTTTGAAAAAGGTAAAGAAATGCAACGAGCACTTTGCATGGGTGTGGTGTTTTCAGGTGGGCAAGCTGCAGGTGGCCATAATGTAGTTTTGGGTATTTATGAAGCGCTCAAAACGCTGCATAAAGAAAACACGCTTATTGGATTTTTAGATGGACCTAATGGATTAATTGAGCAAAAACACACACTGCTTGATGAAAAGACCATTGATCGATATCGCAACCAGGGCGGATTTGATATGATTGGTTCTGGAAGAACCAAGATTGAAACGCAAGAACAGCTCACAAAAGCATTGAATACAGTTAAAGCTTTAAAATTGGATGGGCTTGTTGTAATTGGAGGAGATGATTCGAATACCAATACGGCAGTGCTTGCTGAATTTTTCAAAAAAGCCAACCAACCCACATGTGTGATCGGTGTGCCCAAAACCATCGATGGAGATTTAAAATCAGAATACATTGAAACATCTTTTGGTTTTGATAGTGCGTGTAAAACTTACTCAGAATTGATTGGCAATATTGCCAGAGATTGTTTATCGAGCAAAAAGTACACCCATTTTATTCGCCTGATGGGACGCTCTGCATCCCACATTGCGCTAGAATGCGCATTGCAAATACAACCCAATATCACGTTTATTTCAGAAGAGGTGCAAAGAAAAGGCTATTCCATTGATGACCTTGTGAATCAACTTGTCAGTTGGATGGAAGCAAGAGCGAAAGACAATAAACACTATGGAATAGTGCTGATTCCAGAAGGCATTATTGAATTTATCGATGAGTTTAAAAAGCTGATCGAAGAGCTCAACGAATTACTGGTAAAACAGACAAAAGATGTCATCCAAGCTTTAAGTTCCAATTCTCAAAAGGTGTACCATGCACTTCCATCTGACATTCAAAAACAG
Proteins encoded:
- the pfp gene encoding Pyrophosphate--fructose 6-phosphate 1-phosphotransferase, whose amino-acid sequence is MKEKESFQEVRKSYQPRLPTLLKDIKNIALIEQETPEVKEEIAPLFEHTKHQKILKFEKGKEMQRALCMGVVFSGGQAAGGHNVVLGIYEALKTLHKENTLIGFLDGPNGLIEQKHTLLDEKTIDRYRNQGGFDMIGSGRTKIETQEQLTKALNTVKALKLDGLVVIGGDDSNTNTAVLAEFFKKANQPTCVIGVPKTIDGDLKSEYIETSFGFDSACKTYSELIGNIARDCLSSKKYTHFIRLMGRSASHIALECALQIQPNITFISEEVQRKGYSIDDLVNQLVSWMEARAKDNKHYGIVLIPEGIIEFIDEFKKLIEELNELLVKQTKDVIQALSSNSQKVYHALPSDIQKQLLLDRDSHGNVRVSFIESEKVFIELCKQRLKDKPEIKFSPQAHFFGYEGRACFPSNFDCDYCYALGFMSTCLILHQKTGYICAIKHLKHEVHEWQPFAVPIVSMLHLEMRKGEEKPVIKKALVDLNDKPFLKYKEHQKEWMEQDCYLFPGPMQFFGDTLTHETPKSLDLST